GACAATCTGCGGTGAAAAGGATCATAGGTGTAGGTTGTGCGTAGATTCTCTTTTAATGCTTCTGTCAATCTCCCAAAAGCATCATAGACATACGATTCTTCGTTTTTCGCAATCAGGTTGCCATCGGCATCATAGCGATAGGTGTTTTTCCCCTGTTTAAGAAGCTGATTGAGTGCGTTATGTGTATTGTCCACTCCATCGCAAGCGACGCGGTTGCCCAGGGAATCGAAGGTGTACTGATGGCTGTTGTCGGAAATGAGCTGATTCATGGCATCGTATTGATAGCTGTAGCTTTCGCTTCCTAAATCATCGGTATAATCGACTGTTTCGACATTGCCGATTGCGTCATAGGCCATTTCCATTTTGAGATATTGTGATTCGATGAGGCTGGGGCGCAGCGACTGATCATAGGCATAATGGATCTCTCCTAAACGTTGCACCATTTGAGAGGATAAGCGCTTGCCGTGGCTGCCGTAATTATCCTTGTGCGCATATCTTCCACGGCGAATCTCTCTTAGATACCCGGCATCATAGGAGTAGCTGATCAAAGAGCTGTCCGGCAAAGTCACTTCTGTGAGCCGGCTTAATGGATCGTAGGCATATTCCAATGTGCTTCCATGAGCGAGCGTTTCCGAGACGATATTGCCGAATATGTCGTAGATGCGCGTTGTTCGGGACTGCGAGATGAGGTCTTCCACCTCAAGGATATTGTTGTTCCTGTCATAGGTGTAAGCATAAGAGATGGCGCCGTCGCTTGTCTTAAGCGATGACAGGCGCCCCAAGGGGTCATAAGCGTGATTCACGATCACTTGGCTTGGTTTGATGATCTCTTCCACTTCTCCAAAGGCTGTGTAAGTACGGCGGGTAATTTTTTGCTCGGGCTCCCCTTTTGCTTCGATGACTGTCATTTCTCTGTCTCTTGAATCGTATTCAAATGCTGTGGTGTGAATGCGCAAAATCTCCCCTGAGACAATCACGCTTTCTTTTTGCAGGAGGGGCTTGCCTATCTGATTGTAGAGATACTCGGTTTTCTGCACGGTTTCCGCATAGGTATTCTTTCTCTCCTGAACGGCGGGCCTGCCTCGTGCATCGAAGACTGTGAATGTGACATTTCCCCTGGGGTCGATCTCGGTGACTGCGGCAACTGTCTGCCCAAAGGTGTTGAGATAATTGTTGTCGTAGTGAAAAAGTGTTTCAAAGCCCTCCGCGGTCACTGTTCTTACTGGCTGAGAAGAGGAGTTGTAATCGGTAGACAAGGGGCAATGGCCGCCGATGATTTCACGCGTGCGGTTTCCCCAGGCATCGTAGGCATACTGCTTCAATAAAAAGAGGTTTCCGCTTTCATCGATGATCTTCTCTTCGACCACTTGATCTAAGAGGTTGTATTCCAAAACGGTGATGCGATAGGTGTGATCGCTGCACTTCTCCCACTTTTCTTTCTCTCGGCCAAGGGTGTCGTAGAAGATCAGGGTTTCGGCATCGCCTTTTCTTTTGGCTGTGAGCTGCCCTGCTCCGTTATAGGTATAGGTGGTCGCATGCCCTTCGGGATCGATCTCTTCAAGGAGATCAAAGGCGCTGTATTTCCACTCTCTTATCGACAGCAGTTCCCCTTCCCGGGAGATTTTTTCCTCTTTGATTTTCCTGGACTTGTAATCGTAGGCAAATTGTGTTTTGGTCCCTTGCGCATCGGTTGTCATCTTAAGAGAGCCGTCTTTGTTGTAAAGAACATGCTCGACTGTTTTGTCGGGATATTCGATCCGATAAGGCTTTCCATAAGCGGTGGTAAGGATACGGGTGATTTTCCCTTCGGGGTCTTCTCTGGAAGAGAGGTGGTTTAAGACGTTGTAGGTGTAGCGCTCAACTCCTGTAGAAAGCTTTCCGGAGCCGTCTTCGACAGGGGGAAGGGTTTTGGCAATTAATCGGTCGTAAGGGTCGTAGGTGTAGAGGGTCTCGTGTCCGCAGGGGTCGACCTCTTTGATTTTGTTTCCTTTTAAATCGTAAGCATACGATTTGACAAATGACCTGCCGTCATCATGCAGCTCTTCTTCTTTGATGAGGCGGTTGGAAAAGTCATAGGTGTAAAGGATTTGATACTCAAAATGGGGAAAACTTTTGCGGATGCAGTTGCCGTTTGCATCGTAGCTGCATGTTGTCACTCTTCCTGCGCGGTCGATCTCCTCTGTGATTAATTCGTAATCGTTGTATTTCCACGATTCGGAATAGAGATAGGTATTCTCGGTATCGTAGTAATCCTTTTTTACGATGAGTCTTCGGGAAGAGTAGTGGTTAACGACACGGCTGAGCTGTTTTTCGGCGCCTGTTTGAAGATCGAGATAGGAGTATGCCTCCTCGATCGGAACCCCTTTGGAAGAGAGTTTGATCCGCTTAAAGGTGCGCCTGGTAACGCCTGCAAGATCGTTGATGGAAGAAGAGGAGCCGTCATCAACGATTTCAAATGCTACCTCTCCGCAAGGATCATAAGCATAGTAATAACGCTCTTTGATTCCACCGGGATCGGAGACCATCTTCGTTTTAACCAGAGAGCTGTCGCCATAGTAGGTGTAGGTAATTCTTTGCTTAAAGTCTTCTCCTTCTCCCTGAAACGTCTCCGATTCGATGAGATTATTGGGATAATACGTATAGGTTTTGATGTACTTTTCGCCCTGTCCATTGCTTCGATACAATTTCCCCTGGCCTGATAAATTCCCATAGAACTCTTCTTTAGTGACACACTTTTGATTGTTGTCATTATAGAACTGTTTGCCGGCCCAGACATAACCTTGAGCGTCGACGATATAGTGGGACCGAAAATGGGTGGGGTCCCAAAGTCTATGACAGCCCCAACGCAACTCTTCTGAACGGTAAAGGGTTGTGTTGTCTGAACAGTAGTGGCGAATCGTGGTCAATCGATCTTCCTCGTTCCAGCGATAGGTGCTGCGATTGCCCCTTGCATCGGTAACGTAGGTTTTTCGGTCGTCGTACACGAATGTGTACAAACGCTTCGGCTGCTCATCTGTGCCAATAGGAGCTTCTAAAGCCGAAACTTTTTTAGGCTTTTTCTTTTCCCCTCGATATGAAATGTTCAGATAGCGGTGATCGGGAAAGGATTTGGAGATTAATAAAGGACTCCAAGGGTCGCCTTCATGATCATATTGATAACTGACAGGGGGAGAAAAATTCGTCTCGACGCGATCAAGGCGGAAAAAATCTGATCGATGATACTCCACTGTTTTCCCTTCATCGCAAACGAGCTTGATGTTTCTTTCTTTGGAATTCTTGGCGATCACAACTTCTGTGATCAAAGCCCTCTTGGTGTCGTAAGACTGTATCCTATCGACATTGAACGAAGAATCGCCTTATAAGCATAATAGTGGTGGCAGCCATTTCCGAAAGTGACATTGGTCAAAGAATAGTTGCTATCACCCTGTTTACGGCCGAAAAAAAGTATCTCAGCACCATGTTTCATCAAGGGACAGTTGTTTGAGATAATCATCCAGCTTTTTCCTAAATTGACACGGCCGGCAAGCTTGGGAGGCGCTGTATTGGAAACTCCCCGTTTTAAAAAATCATAATCGACAATGTGCAACCCATTTTTTTCAGGGTGTTTAAAGACTGTAAGGCTGTTCCGATAGCCAACGTCAGCAACCCAAATCCTTTCCCTGCGATTCCGATGAAAAACAGATCCCCATACAGTCAGATCCCAACGCCCCCCCTAAAAAGGCTTTTCGATCAGATCCGCTGTTATAGTTTCTTTGGATGTGAATCGGACTGGCAGATCTGCTGAGGTAATCGGTTTCTGTTTCCACATAGTGGCCGGTGATCACGTTGACATTGCTGACAATTGCGCTGGGAGCTGTCTCAAAATCAATCAGGGAAGCGTACTTCTCCGGATCAATCTCTTGTAAGTCATCGGCATGCAGAGCAAACAGGGAAACAGTTAAAAGAAACAGAAAAAAGCGCATTCATCAACCTTTCAGGATTTAAAAGCGCTTGAGAGTACCTTATCAGGGATTTTTTAGGAATCATTGTTTGCCTTTTCAGAGTTCTTTCCAAGATGAAGTCGTTTCGGTATAAAATTTTTTCTGTTACAGTAATCCCATGATATCGCTTACCTTACGCACATGGTTGACTTTTTTTGGCCTTGCTATTTTGATGGGATTGAACAACATCTATTCCACTCTATTGACCGGATGGGGAGAAGGCGGCTCCATTGTCGCAGTCATTCTCAGCCTGTTATTCTTAGCAAAAAATGAACGTACGATCTTCAACTACAATCTTGG
This genomic window from Waddlia chondrophila WSU 86-1044 contains:
- a CDS encoding RHS repeat domain-containing protein encodes the protein MITEVVIAKNSKERNIKLVCDEGKTVEYHRSDFFRLDRVETNFSPPVSYQYDHEGDPWSPLLISKSFPDHRYLNISYRGEKKKPKKVSALEAPIGTDEQPKRLYTFVYDDRKTYVTDARGNRSTYRWNEEDRLTTIRHYCSDNTTLYRSEELRWGCHRLWDPTHFRSHYIVDAQGYVWAGKQFYNDNNQKCVTKEEFYGNLSGQGKLYRSNGQGEKYIKTYTYYPNNLIESETFQGEGEDFKQRITYTYYGDSSLVKTKMVSDPGGIKERYYYAYDPCGEVAFEIVDDGSSSSINDLAGVTRRTFKRIKLSSKGVPIEEAYSYLDLQTGAEKQLSRVVNHYSSRRLIVKKDYYDTENTYLYSESWKYNDYELITEEIDRAGRVTTCSYDANGNCIRKSFPHFEYQILYTYDFSNRLIKEEELHDDGRSFVKSYAYDLKGNKIKEVDPCGHETLYTYDPYDRLIAKTLPPVEDGSGKLSTGVERYTYNVLNHLSSREDPEGKITRILTTAYGKPYRIEYPDKTVEHVLYNKDGSLKMTTDAQGTKTQFAYDYKSRKIKEEKISREGELLSIREWKYSAFDLLEEIDPEGHATTYTYNGAGQLTAKRKGDAETLIFYDTLGREKEKWEKCSDHTYRITVLEYNLLDQVVEEKIIDESGNLFLLKQYAYDAWGNRTREIIGGHCPLSTDYNSSSQPVRTVTAEGFETLFHYDNNYLNTFGQTVAAVTEIDPRGNVTFTVFDARGRPAVQERKNTYAETVQKTEYLYNQIGKPLLQKESVIVSGEILRIHTTAFEYDSRDREMTVIEAKGEPEQKITRRTYTAFGEVEEIIKPSQVIVNHAYDPLGRLSSLKTSDGAISYAYTYDRNNNILEVEDLISQSRTTRIYDIFGNIVSETLAHGSTLEYAYDPLSRLTEVTLPDSSLISYSYDAGYLREIRRGRYAHKDNYGSHGKRLSSQMVQRLGEIHYAYDQSLRPSLIESQYLKMEMAYDAIGNVETVDYTDDLGSESYSYQYDAMNQLISDNSHQYTFDSLGNRVACDGVDNTHNALNQLLKQGKNTYRYDADGNLIAKNEESYVYDAFGRLTEALKENLRTTYTYDPFHRRLSKTRFTLQEEQWVEISSEKYLYQGDKEIGVIGEHGELESLRVMGVGVKGDVGAAVLMEFLGRAYLPLHDYRGNVSMLVDAVTAEVVESYRFDAFGVETVSSQSKVPLNPWRFSSKRVDAETGWVYFGARYYDAEMGRWTTPDPMWFVNGTNLYCYVRNNPTMYIDSEGLFFNEIVKFLKDTFRAIFKALVENVDVSADERGNIQVNFNTHPSLDHQSKSTSAKNDVYGSVHVMTVNGIFNSYEESEDLCGRMSELAGGCTSSFVYNASHGVFDLIESFLNLLGIVTRPAQLLHKEWDHFFANCPEDGIIIMVCHSQGAILTRNALSTYDEELRKRIHVVAVAPAAYIDKKFCGSVMHYVSKRDFVPWIDVAGRIRNRDTTVELDPHPDAPFFDHAVSSPTYQDDIDKRIQWIRKHHGDYR
- a CDS encoding DUF6531 domain-containing protein, with product MRFFLFLLTVSLFALHADDLQEIDPEKYASLIDFETAPSAIVSNVNVITGHYVETETDYLSRSASPIHIQRNYNSGSDRKAFLGGALGSDCMGICFSSESQGKDLGC